The following proteins are co-located in the Anomalospiza imberbis isolate Cuckoo-Finch-1a 21T00152 chromosome 1, ASM3175350v1, whole genome shotgun sequence genome:
- the ELOC gene encoding elongin-C isoform X1, which yields MCSSEGGSALIHDAPIAKSAVEKKKIFIREWVNGEEKTYGGCEGPDAMYVKLISSDGHEFIVKREHALTSGTIKAMLSGPGQFAENETNEVNFREIPSHVLSKVCMYFTYKVRYTNSSTEIPEFPIAPEIALELLMAANFLDC from the exons ACGCTCCTATTGCAAAATCTgcagttgaaaagaaaaaaatttttataAGAGAATGGGTAA atggagaagagaaaacaTACGGTGGGTGTGAGGGCCCAGATGCTATGTATGTGAAGTTAATATCCTCTGATGGCCATGAGTTCATTGTAAAAAGAGAGCATGCATTAACATCAGGAACAATAAAAGCTATGTTGAGTGGACCAG GTCAGTttgcagaaaatgaaacaaatgagGTCAATTTTAGAGAGATCCCATCCCATGTCCTATCCAAAGTATGCATGTATTTCACCTACAAGGTCCGCTATACTAACAGCTCTACGGAGATTCCTGAATTCCCAATTGCACCTGAAATTGCACTGGAACTTCTGATGGCTGCAAACTTCTTAGattgttaa
- the ELOC gene encoding elongin-C isoform X3, with product MYVKLISSDGHEFIVKREHALTSGTIKAMLSGPGQFAENETNEVNFREIPSHVLSKVCMYFTYKVRYTNSSTEIPEFPIAPEIALELLMAANFLDC from the exons ATGTATGTGAAGTTAATATCCTCTGATGGCCATGAGTTCATTGTAAAAAGAGAGCATGCATTAACATCAGGAACAATAAAAGCTATGTTGAGTGGACCAG GTCAGTttgcagaaaatgaaacaaatgagGTCAATTTTAGAGAGATCCCATCCCATGTCCTATCCAAAGTATGCATGTATTTCACCTACAAGGTCCGCTATACTAACAGCTCTACGGAGATTCCTGAATTCCCAATTGCACCTGAAATTGCACTGGAACTTCTGATGGCTGCAAACTTCTTAGattgttaa
- the ELOC gene encoding elongin-C isoform X2, producing the protein MDGEEKTYGGCEGPDAMYVKLISSDGHEFIVKREHALTSGTIKAMLSGPGQFAENETNEVNFREIPSHVLSKVCMYFTYKVRYTNSSTEIPEFPIAPEIALELLMAANFLDC; encoded by the exons ATGG atggagaagagaaaacaTACGGTGGGTGTGAGGGCCCAGATGCTATGTATGTGAAGTTAATATCCTCTGATGGCCATGAGTTCATTGTAAAAAGAGAGCATGCATTAACATCAGGAACAATAAAAGCTATGTTGAGTGGACCAG GTCAGTttgcagaaaatgaaacaaatgagGTCAATTTTAGAGAGATCCCATCCCATGTCCTATCCAAAGTATGCATGTATTTCACCTACAAGGTCCGCTATACTAACAGCTCTACGGAGATTCCTGAATTCCCAATTGCACCTGAAATTGCACTGGAACTTCTGATGGCTGCAAACTTCTTAGattgttaa